gacatagttttgttttaaaaactaaatcaagagcaaaaaaactgtgtcaaaaactgtgtcaaagccaattttgtcaaattttgctccaaatggattgaaatttgtcagagggctctaatttatcatttttaatcattttataactcaaaactgccaaaaaattgaaactgaaaaaaaattttttctttgacatagttttgttttaaaaactaaatcaagagcaaaaaaactgtgtcaaaaactgtgtcaaagcaatttttgtcaaatcttgctccaaatggataaaaatttgtcagagggctctaatttatcatttttaatcattttataactcaaaactgccaaaaaattgaaactgaaaaaaaattttttctttgacatagttttgttttaaaaactaaatcaagagcaaaaaaactgtgtcaaaaactgtgtcaaagctgttttttgtcaaatcttgctccaaatggataaaaatttgtcagagggctctaatttatcatttttaatcattttataactcaaaactgccaaaaaattgaaactgaaaaaaaaatttttctttgacatagttttgttttaaaaactaaatcaagagcaaaaaaactgtgtcaaaaactgtgtcaaagctatttttgtcaaatcttgctccaaatggatagaaatttgtcagagggctctaatttatcatttttaatcattttctaactcaaaactgccaaaaaattgaaactgaaaaaaaattttttctttgacatagttttgttttaaaaactaaatcaagagcaaaaaaactgtgtcaaaaactgtgtcaaagctatttttgtcaaatcttgctccaaatggatagaaatttgtcagagggctctaatttatcatttttaatcattttataactcaaaactgccaaaaaattgaaactgaaaaaaaattttttctttgacatagttttgttttaaaaactaaatcaagagcaaaaaaactgtgtcaaaaactgtgtcaaagctatttttgtcaaatcttgctccaaatggattgaaatttgtcagagggctctaatttatcatttttaatcattttataactcaaaactgccaaaaaattgaaactgaaaaaaatttttttctttgacatagttttgttttaaaaactaaatcaagagcaaaaaaactgtgtcaaaaactgtgtcaaagctatttttgtcaaatcttgctccaaatggatagaaatttgtcagagggctctaatttatcatttttaatcattttataactcaaaactgccaaaaaattgaaactgaaaaaaaaaatttttctttgacatagttttgttttaaaaactaaatcaagagcaaaaaaactgtgtcaaaaactgtgtcaaagctatttttgtcaaatcttgctccaaatggattaaaatttgtcagagggctctaatttatcatttttaatcattttataaaaaaaaaatatatttttaaaaatattaaatatttaagcttcaaagtgaaaataatgaaaaaaaaatcaaaaataatttttcatgtctttGTAGGTGAAAATTTCTGatcaaaacttacctttttgtAATACTCAACATATGTGACAGGACCAGATTTTGTCTCAAAAGTACTCATGGGACTTTGTTTCCAATCGACATCACTGATACGGTAAGTTTTGTTCGAATAATCCGTCAAAACAGTCGTTCCCATCATCGATTTCGCGAAAACTTCACGGAAATCTCCGTGTCCTTGCGTGCAACGACTCAAAACATCGAGAGCTGTCTCCATTCGCATGACTTTTGTCGAGATTTCCGCACACATCAAGATGTCGTTTTCGTGTTGACGAATCGAAGTGACGTATCCTGGCCATAATTCCAAGCGAAATTCGTTGATCGGGAtctaaaacatgaattttcttgttaaaatttgataatttttaatttttttcagaatttaccTTCGCAACAGCATCAAAAAAGTTCCTTCCAACGAGCTGCAAGTTCAATCCTTCCATCGCACGACGCAAAATCAGGTTCAAAACTTGAAGTGAAGCCATTTCCGTCATCATGACTTGCTTCGTGAACTTTACGACAATCACAATTTGTGTCCCATCGAGACGTTGCGAGATCAAGTGAGTTATTTCATGCTCCAATTTTGAGTTGGAGAACAACATTGTGCCGTCAAACATGAATCCGCTGAACATTTCGGCGTGTTTTCGGAAAAGAGCTTTGCGAATGGCGACAGAATCGATATCGGGTTGAAAATCCACGCGATATTGGAAAATACTCCATTCCGGTTTGCGTACGAGACGAAAGTAATTGGAAGATAAAGTAGTAAAAGCGCCTGTCGAGCCCTTTTTGGAGTTGCCAACGATATCGGGACGAGTGTGAACAAGTTCTGCAATGTATCGACGACCTCGCATTTGGGCACGAGTTGCTCCGCtgcctataaaaatttataacaaagatttattttgagtaaaaattaaaaaaaaatcttacctctaCTTTCAGGCGATGAAGTTGTAGATTTTACAGGCGGAGAACGCCCTCCAACGTTCGAGGGACCTTGTCGCTCCATCTTAAAGGCttttctggaaaaaaaattaaaaattattaaaaacacgtGAAAAGcacatggatttttttcttgaaaaaattaaacttacctttgaaattttttctcaaaaaaaattctcaagtttcttttcttcctcaatttttttttatacgtaagatttttttatatttttttttttatcaaaacatttagacatcaaattttatttaaaacacataaaaatgttaaggGACATCTTCACAGtacgaatttttaaacacaaatgatgataaattgcGAATATATTGAGAAACGGGACTTTTGAGATTTGTTCGTTCAGTtgcaattttgtattttttttaaacttttgaagaTTATTACAGttgattttttgctgaaattcaaataaaaaattaagtaattttttaacttaaataatttttcgtttaaaaagaaaaattttaattattgaaaaaataaatgaaaattaaaaacaaattaaaattttataaaaaaataaaaataatttttgataatttaagaaattgaaaaaaatattattgttttaatttttttttaatattaaaatattaatttaatgaagtaataaaaataaaatttaaaaaaaattaattaaaataaaaaattaaaatttctatttttttttatttttttaacttaattttattttatttcatttagtttatttttttttagtttttttcaaatttagttaaaaactgACAACTTAAAATTGtgactatttaaaaaaaaatttatgtatttatttaaatttaatttttttattttaattaatttcattttaactttaataaaatatttttttattaaaattaaaaaaaatttaatgattcaaatttttacgaattaaaattatttaatataattttataattaattttttaattatttaaaaaaaaaataaattaaaataaataaaattgaaaacacaaaatattaaaactccGCTCCTTGAACTATTACAACttcattcattaataatttaatactaCTTTgatgtatttaattaatattaaatactgCATGTTAACAATTGTTTGATATAAAAACAGCCCCAACCAAGGTAATTTACTAAcactttaaatcaaaataattattttccttcAGTCTCGTTTGTTCTTTCAACCTTTTCacatgaaatttcattaaaattcatcaaaatgaaGCTCAAATTAATTCCAATGCAggaactttacaaaaaatttcccgaATTAAAGGAATCCGACGTCGCCACGATCCGCGATTGGATGTCAAAGCAACCTCACTTGCCCGAGTTGACGGATCAGGAAATTGCGAATTTTCTTCATGCGCGATATTTTAGCATCGAAGCCACGAAAAAGCTCATTGAAGGTCATTTAACGATCAGAACTCACGCAAAAGATATTTTCGGGAATCGAGATTTCATGGCGGATGACATTCAAATGGTCAAGGATGTgatgtgaattttaaatttaccgagatttacgaatttttttaataaagttaaattaaaaattgattttttagtgTATCTGTTCCGCTGCCAAAGACAACTCCTGAAGGTTATacggtaattttttggaaaatcatCGATCCTGATATGTcgaaatataatttcaaaGCTGTTGCTCGACTgtaattcctaaaaaaaatattaatttgtgaataatttaatttaaaaaaattttttttttcagctcgaTTTACGTAAACGAGTCAGAATTGTTGGAAAAAGGTCCCACAAATGGTTACGTTACCTTAGTTGACATGGATGGATTCACGTTGCGACACATGTTGACCTTTAATCCAACAATTTTGTACCAATTGATGCTTTCCGTGCAAGAAGGGTATCAAGCGCGTGTCAAAGCGTTCGTTTTTTTCAACTGTCCTTCGTTCATGGATAAATTTTTGGCACTTCTCAGACCAACTTTGACGAAAGAATTCTCGAATAgcctgaaaatttatcaaaaattagaagattTGAAGGAATTTATGCCTTTGGAAATGTTGCCGAGCGATTATAAAGGAGGAAAAGAAGAtaccatcaaaaatttatggagtaagaaaattttttttatttttcaatatggaGACGGTtggtaactttaaaaatttatttttagcgaattatttaaaacatttggaAGAACGAAAAGACTTCTTTTGGGAAGAATCACAAACAAGAAGAGTAAATGAGAGTCTTCGACCCGAAAAAAGTGCTCTTCAGAATCAGTTGTTTGGATTAGAAGGCAGTTTTAAGAAGTTAGATATCGATTGACGTCACTTTAAATGAATTCAATTGTGGGAAGTTTTGCATCACGGAATCAAAAGTGAGATGTATTTAACCAATATTCAGGTGTTGgagtaaaaataatgatgcaaaaaatattttatttatttattaataaaaattaattttttaaggaaatcttTTTAACGTATCGTAGAATTTAATCTTAAACCGGTAGTTTTAAAACCAGTTTATGACgtttttattgagaattttatcatatgagcaTAAACTAATAGTcgtaaattctttaaatcttgtttttaatgtttattatttttgcatttatttgtgtagacttttataaatattttagttttttaatgaattttggcaaaaacagatcatttttcaacactttttgaaaaaaaggtaaatttcattaaaaataaaggatatcaaattaaatatattttaatacgtttgaagtaaattaataattttctcatttcaatttttattattttatgaaaaattaagcaaaaaaaaatttttttcaagaagttCATTGACAGTTGTGTaaagttaaaaagtaaaaaaaaacaatagacAGGAGaaacagttaaaaaatattaaattttttattttaaattcgtaTTTCGTGCATATTTTACTaattattaacttaaaaatgaatgcacccaaaataaaattaaaataagggTTATTGactgttattttttctcgaataTTGCAATGAGtcaattgacattttaaataattatgaataattgtattttttttttttttttgttaaaagagaACATTGAactctgaaaattattttggaatcttttaaaataatttttacaattttttttaagcttaactgaaacattaaattatgaaaaacttttgaaaaatcaaataaaaaaaagtttaaaaatttataaaataaatattttagtttaaaaaaatatttttttttttcaaattaaatatttttatttaaaattataaaaataaaaaaaatattaatattatcaatatttattttttaatataataaaaaaataaaataaaaataataaattaatgtaaaaaaaagaatttttgataaaagatAAAACCTTTATAATACCTTTAAAAAGAATATTGAACCATGACACCATGACACTGACATTCAGTAGATCGTAAAATAAGTGcagatttgcattttttttttgtaacctcctttaaaagtaaataaatacctTTCAAACTGTTTCCGATGTAAGTTCATATgatcaatgaaaaatgtttattcagCTGAATcactcacttttttatttatttacaaataaacaCATCGTTATTAACGAGCTAAGgccattcaaaaattatttaaaaatttttgtcccgtactctgattaaaattttttcagtctataaaaaattatattaaaaataaataaaattttatcaattaatttaatttttaattaaatatttttaatttaaaattaaaaaaaaaaataaaattaaatttaatagaattaaatttaatttgaataaaaaaatgttaaattatcattaaataatacattaacattgagttaaaaattaattttatttttttatattttatttaaattttcaatactttttttaaataaaattataaaaaaaaatataatataaaaaatatttataaaaaaataaatttaaaatatataaacattaaatatttttaaaatgattttttttataaattttttaaacaaaaaatatgaagaaaaaaatattttttttatttttataaatatttttatttatttatttatttttttttttgaaaaaataaaaaaaaaaattgataaaaaaaattgcattagccttactacaaaaatcaaaacaatctGCTGCATCATATGTGTTTTGTTGTTATCCATTTAATCTGTACATTGAGAATGCTTGTCACTCAACACGAACACTTTGCTGCATCATCTATACAtgcatacaaaatatttttcaatgttttttgtaataaatatatagTTTTACACTCTGATTGCTTGTGAACAACGCTGCAACTCAACAagtattcataattttttttaacaaatattaattcaGTTTTAGTTGAAAGGTCCATtgttaaagttgatttttttacaaaattcgctaaaaaatcaaagaaatcaTGAAACTTTGCAACATCGAAGACCAATACAAGAAATTTCCGTCGCTCAAACGGGATGAAGTGAAGAAATTGATGGATTGGTGTCAAAAACAGGCACATTTACCGCGAAATATCACAGGTGAGCGATTCAAAAGATTCAAGTGACGAaccttttaattaatattctgcgcattttttgtctttgtcaCTTTCAGAATTGGAAGTTATTCTCTTTTTGCAttcaaattacaacaaaattgaAGCGACAAAGACCACAATTGACAATTATTACACTTGTCGCACGCACATGGGCATGTTCTTTGGATCGCGGGACGTCACGGGGCAAGATGTGAAAACAGCACACGacattttgtaagaattttctgCGTCTCCAAGggattttatgaacttttttttacttcaagcACGATGATTCCATTGCCGCAACTCACGAAAGAGGGACACAAAGTTATTTTAGCTCGTCTTCACAACACGGATCCGTCGAAATTTGATCTTGCGCaatgtttaaaattgtaatttttgaccTCAGCtccttaaaatttcattctaaaaatttttttcgttgtagaTTCAGCATGTTTTGCGACACAATGCTCCTGGAAGAAGGTTGCATGGAAGGTCACGTCATTATTTTGGATTTAACGAACGTCACATTGGGTCACGTAGCTCGTCTTTCGGTAATTgcgatcaaaaatttcctgtATTACTTGCAAGAAGCACTTCCGTTTCGTCTAAAAGGGTTGCATTTCATCAACATCGTGCCATTTGTCgataaaattgtctttttgatGAAGCCTTTCATGAAAAAGGAGCTTTGGGATGTCTTTCATTTGCATTCAACGATGAAGACAGTCTACGAGAAAGTCGATATGAACGTATTTCCGGAAGATTATGAAGGAGGACAGGAGaaaccaattaaatttttccacgaAAAGTGCTATCAGCATCTTGTAGAGTCGCGAAAATACTTTTTAGAAGATGAACAATCGAAGAAGGTGAATGAAAAGTTGCGTGCTGTCAAACGTAAGGATGCGGGAGACGTTTTCGGGCTGGAaggaaatttcagaaaattagatattgattgatttgaagtgtaaaaaaatttttgttttaaattattttaatgggaaataaagaaaatatttatttaaaaaaataaatttttacgaagtttttattgaaaacattTCTTATGgtctctaaaattaaaaaaaaataacgtttgatttgaattttcatgaattaaataatgaatattcgaaaaaaaattatatttatttaatcaaaaattaattaagaaaaaattaaaaaatttattaaaaaatattttttttaatttaaaaaataaaattaaattatgagaattaaataataaaaaaaaattagaaaaataaaataaaaaaaaatagaaattattaaaaattagtgtaattattaattattttttataattttttaattaatttatttaattataaatattatttttatttattaaaaaaaaataaaaattagaaatattttttaatttaaattaaagttatttcaatcttaaacatttcaatatttcataattaaattaaatttaataaaaaaaattatttatttttttaaataataaataatatttttttataaataaaaaaattaaattataaaaataataaaaaaatataaatttaattttaatattcattaatttagtagaataa
The sequence above is drawn from the Culicoides brevitarsis isolate CSIRO-B50_1 chromosome 1, AGI_CSIRO_Cbre_v1, whole genome shotgun sequence genome and encodes:
- the LOC134837833 gene encoding uncharacterized protein LOC134837833; this encodes MKLKLIPMQELYKKFPELKESDVATIRDWMSKQPHLPELTDQEIANFLHARYFSIEATKKLIEGHLTIRTHAKDIFGNRDFMADDIQMVKDVIVSVPLPKTTPEGYTVIFWKIIDPDMSKYNFKAVARLSIYVNESELLEKGPTNGYVTLVDMDGFTLRHMLTFNPTILYQLMLSVQEGYQARVKAFVFFNCPSFMDKFLALLRPTLTKEFSNSLKIYQKLEDLKEFMPLEMLPSDYKGGKEDTIKNLWTNYLKHLEERKDFFWEESQTRRVNESLRPEKSALQNQLFGLEGSFKKLDID